Proteins from a genomic interval of Afifella aestuarii:
- a CDS encoding glutamine synthetase family protein: MTESHKATATPTDPETSLRRGVANSEEARRWCRERAIEDIECIVPDQAGVARGKLMPTGKFFDDKPMTLPAAIFTQTITGDYPDRDEEEYAESITDGDLIFRPDFSTLAVVPWASDPTAHVIHNAYHRDGRPVEVSPRRVLQQVIQLYNDAGIQPVVAPELEFYLVKPNLDPDYPLEPPVGRSGRTERARQAYSISAVNEFEALFDDIYEFSEAQGLEIDTLAHEAGTAQMEINLRHGDPVELADQVFLFKRTIREAALRHEMYATFMAKPIAAEPGSAMHIHHSVVSLKTGDNIFSTPDGGASKEFLYYIAGLQTYIPRAMAMMAPFVNSYRRITPHTSAPINMRWGYDNRTVGLRVPLSDPAARRVENRVPSSDANPYLAIAASLACGYLGLVNKLEPDEPAAGTGYDAPFTLPRSILDAVQLLENTPELVEIFGSPFVSIYRGIKETEYETFMGVISPWEREYLLLSV, encoded by the coding sequence ATGACCGAATCGCATAAAGCCACGGCCACGCCGACGGACCCGGAAACCTCTCTCCGACGCGGCGTCGCCAACAGTGAAGAAGCCCGGCGCTGGTGCCGGGAACGGGCCATCGAAGACATCGAATGCATCGTGCCCGATCAGGCCGGTGTCGCCCGCGGCAAGCTGATGCCGACCGGAAAATTCTTCGACGACAAGCCGATGACGCTGCCGGCGGCGATCTTCACCCAGACCATCACCGGCGATTATCCGGACCGCGACGAAGAGGAATACGCCGAATCCATCACGGACGGCGATCTCATCTTCCGCCCGGATTTCTCCACCCTCGCCGTCGTGCCCTGGGCGTCCGACCCGACCGCGCATGTCATCCACAACGCCTATCACCGCGACGGGCGTCCGGTGGAAGTTTCCCCGCGCCGGGTGCTGCAGCAGGTCATCCAGCTCTACAACGACGCCGGCATCCAGCCGGTGGTCGCGCCCGAGCTCGAATTCTATCTCGTCAAACCCAATCTCGATCCGGATTATCCGCTCGAGCCGCCGGTCGGACGATCCGGGCGCACGGAGCGCGCCCGCCAGGCCTATTCGATCTCCGCGGTCAACGAGTTCGAGGCCCTCTTCGACGACATCTACGAATTCTCAGAAGCCCAGGGGCTCGAGATCGACACGCTCGCCCATGAGGCGGGAACGGCGCAGATGGAAATCAATCTGCGCCACGGCGATCCCGTCGAACTCGCCGACCAGGTGTTTCTGTTCAAGCGCACGATCCGCGAGGCGGCGCTGCGCCACGAGATGTACGCGACCTTCATGGCGAAGCCGATTGCCGCCGAACCGGGCTCGGCCATGCACATCCACCATTCGGTGGTGAGCCTTAAGACGGGCGACAACATCTTCTCCACGCCGGACGGCGGGGCCAGCAAGGAATTCCTCTATTATATCGCCGGCCTGCAGACCTACATTCCGCGCGCCATGGCGATGATGGCGCCGTTCGTGAATTCCTATCGCCGCATCACGCCGCACACCTCGGCGCCGATCAACATGCGCTGGGGCTACGACAACCGCACCGTCGGGCTGCGCGTGCCTCTTTCCGATCCTGCGGCGCGGCGCGTGGAAAACCGCGTCCCCTCCTCCGACGCCAATCCCTATCTCGCGATCGCGGCCTCTCTCGCCTGCGGCTATCTCGGTCTCGTCAACAAGCTCGAACCGGACGAACCGGCGGCCGGCACGGGCTATGACGCGCCCTTCACCCTGCCGCGTTCCATTCTCGATGCCGTCCAGCTTCTGGAGAACACACCGGAACTGGTGGAAATCTTCGGCAGCCCCTTCGTCAGCATCTATCGCGGCATCAAGGAAACCGAATACGAAACCTTCATGGGGGTGATCAGCCCCTGGGAGCGTGAATACCTCCTTCTCAGCGTCTAA
- a CDS encoding MipA/OmpV family protein, with product MQELGDIIENSADRSGKKRRVHPRAAIRAFAGSVLAAFIAASSATTPVAAQETPVPADKSSHDLILELGAGASVQPAYEGADDYTVQPQPFVALHYLSLPVFGEFGGKPEQGLSVSPSFRVVRERDDSDYSKLRGIGDVDTAVELGGAVKYRWNDLEAYLALRRGVTGHDGFVGETGVNLVTHPTNKLEITAGPRLSFADAEYLQTYLGITPEQAAASGLAVFDPDGGIKGVGASLEARYAFTENWSVVGQANYERLIGDAADSPITDVGSENQFTAALGLTYKFGLDLFD from the coding sequence ATGCAAGAGCTTGGCGACATCATCGAGAATTCGGCCGACAGATCCGGGAAAAAGCGGCGGGTTCACCCGCGCGCTGCGATCCGTGCGTTCGCAGGCAGTGTCCTGGCAGCGTTCATCGCCGCCTCGTCGGCCACCACGCCCGTTGCCGCGCAGGAAACACCCGTTCCCGCGGACAAGAGCAGCCACGATCTCATTCTGGAGCTCGGCGCCGGCGCCTCGGTCCAGCCCGCCTATGAGGGCGCGGACGATTATACGGTCCAGCCGCAGCCCTTCGTCGCCCTGCATTATCTCAGCCTGCCGGTTTTCGGCGAGTTCGGCGGCAAGCCGGAACAGGGGCTTTCGGTCAGCCCGTCCTTCCGCGTCGTGCGCGAGCGCGACGACAGCGATTATTCCAAGCTTCGCGGCATCGGCGACGTCGATACGGCGGTCGAACTCGGCGGCGCCGTCAAATACCGGTGGAACGATCTCGAAGCCTATCTCGCGCTGCGCCGCGGCGTGACGGGCCATGACGGCTTCGTCGGCGAGACGGGCGTCAATCTCGTGACGCATCCGACCAACAAGCTCGAAATCACGGCCGGCCCCCGGCTTTCCTTCGCCGATGCGGAATATCTGCAGACCTATCTCGGCATCACGCCGGAGCAGGCGGCGGCCTCGGGGCTTGCGGTCTTCGATCCCGACGGCGGCATCAAAGGTGTCGGGGCTTCGCTCGAAGCGCGTTACGCCTTCACCGAGAATTGGTCGGTCGTCGGCCAGGCCAACTACGAGCGGCTCATCGGCGATGCCGCGGATTCGCCGATCACCGATGTCGGCAGCGAGAACCAGTTCACGGCGGCTCTCGGCCTCACCTACAAATTCGGTCTCGACCTCTTCGACTGA
- a CDS encoding ABC transporter permease, producing the protein MGLISLSRIKAVLLKEVIQMRRDRLTFAMIIGIPILQLILFGYAINTDPKMLPTGVLVLDGGPVSRAIVAGMETSGYFDIAAPLARETDARAALEDGSLSFVLTIPQNFERDLVRGLSPEVVVEADATDPAASANALAAMPEIVSRAIAHVLSGPLGSKSAQARSADVIIHRLYNPEGISQYNIVPGLLGTILTMTTTLMTALALTREIERGTMENLLSMPVKPVEIMIGKIVPYIGLGLIQVVVILAAALTLFNVPMLGNYLALLVAVTIFLAANVTLGYTFSTLARTQLQAMQMTFFFFLPSILLSGFMFPFRGMPEWAQILGNVLPLTHFLRVVRGIMLKGSDLSFVWPEIWPILAFLGVIAALALIRFRNTLD; encoded by the coding sequence ATGGGCCTGATCTCGCTCTCCCGCATCAAGGCGGTGCTCCTCAAAGAAGTCATCCAGATGCGCCGCGACCGGCTCACCTTCGCGATGATCATCGGCATCCCCATCCTGCAGCTCATCCTCTTCGGCTATGCCATCAACACCGATCCGAAGATGCTGCCGACGGGCGTCCTCGTCCTCGACGGCGGGCCGGTGTCGCGCGCCATCGTCGCGGGCATGGAAACCTCCGGCTATTTCGACATTGCCGCCCCGCTCGCCCGCGAGACGGACGCGCGCGCAGCCCTCGAAGACGGCTCGCTCTCCTTCGTTCTCACCATTCCGCAGAATTTCGAGCGCGATCTCGTGCGCGGGCTTTCCCCCGAAGTCGTCGTGGAAGCCGACGCGACGGATCCCGCCGCCTCCGCCAATGCGCTCGCCGCCATGCCGGAGATCGTCAGCCGCGCCATCGCCCATGTCCTGAGCGGCCCGCTCGGTTCAAAAAGCGCACAGGCGCGCAGCGCCGACGTCATCATCCACCGCCTCTACAATCCGGAGGGCATCAGCCAGTACAACATCGTGCCGGGCCTTCTCGGCACCATCCTCACCATGACCACGACCTTGATGACGGCGCTCGCCCTCACCCGCGAGATCGAACGCGGCACGATGGAGAATCTCCTCTCCATGCCGGTCAAACCGGTGGAGATCATGATCGGCAAGATCGTGCCCTATATCGGCCTCGGCCTCATCCAGGTCGTCGTCATCCTCGCCGCCGCGCTCACGCTCTTCAACGTGCCGATGCTCGGCAATTATCTCGCCCTTCTCGTCGCCGTCACCATCTTCCTCGCCGCCAATGTGACGCTCGGCTACACCTTCTCCACGCTCGCCCGCACGCAGCTCCAGGCGATGCAGATGACGTTCTTCTTCTTTCTGCCGTCGATCCTTCTCTCGGGTTTCATGTTCCCCTTCCGCGGCATGCCGGAATGGGCGCAGATCCTCGGCAATGTCCTGCCGCTCACGCATTTCCTGCGCGTCGTGCGCGGCATCATGCTGAAGGGCAGCGACCTCTCCTTCGTCTGGCCGGAAATCTGGCCGATCCTCGCCTTCCTCGGCGTCATCGCCGCGCTCGCCCTCATCCGCTTCCGCAACACCCTCGACTGA
- a CDS encoding ABC transporter ATP-binding protein → MRSGTSQSDRAPVIEVEDLTKRFGGKAVVKDIDLEIARGEIVGFLGPNGSGKTTTIRMICGLLHPDGGSGTCLGYDILTQAEEIKRRVGYMTQRFSLYEDLTIEENLVFVARLYGMTNVRKAAKDTLDRLGLASRRGQLAGTLSGGWKQRLALAACTMHTPELLLLDEPTAGVDPKARREFWDEIHELAETGLTVLVSTHYMDEAERCHRIVYIAYGTIVARGTVSEIIDQSKLTTFILSGKGAPAAAKALTGAKGVEQVAPFGSEVHVVGSDAQALKTAIDAVKSDHDIAVRQGETTLEDVFIRLMSQAQALEG, encoded by the coding sequence ATGAGGTCGGGCACCAGCCAAAGCGATCGCGCGCCCGTCATCGAGGTCGAGGATCTCACCAAGCGCTTCGGCGGCAAGGCGGTCGTCAAGGACATCGACCTTGAGATCGCGCGCGGCGAGATCGTCGGCTTCCTGGGTCCGAACGGCTCCGGCAAGACCACGACCATCCGCATGATCTGCGGGCTTTTGCATCCCGACGGCGGCAGCGGCACCTGCCTTGGCTACGACATCCTGACCCAAGCCGAAGAGATCAAGCGGCGCGTCGGCTACATGACGCAGCGTTTCTCGCTCTACGAAGACCTGACGATCGAGGAAAATCTGGTCTTCGTCGCGCGCCTCTACGGCATGACAAACGTGCGCAAGGCAGCCAAAGACACGCTCGACCGTCTCGGCCTCGCCTCGAGGCGCGGTCAGCTCGCGGGCACGTTGTCGGGCGGCTGGAAGCAGCGTCTGGCGCTCGCCGCCTGCACCATGCACACGCCGGAGCTCCTTCTCCTCGACGAGCCGACGGCGGGCGTCGATCCGAAGGCGCGGCGCGAATTCTGGGACGAGATCCACGAGCTCGCAGAAACGGGCCTCACCGTCCTCGTCTCCACCCATTACATGGACGAGGCGGAGCGGTGCCACCGCATCGTCTATATCGCCTATGGCACCATCGTGGCGCGCGGCACGGTCTCAGAGATCATCGACCAGTCGAAGCTTACGACCTTCATCTTGAGCGGCAAAGGCGCCCCGGCGGCCGCCAAAGCGCTGACGGGGGCAAAGGGCGTGGAACAGGTGGCGCCCTTCGGCAGCGAGGTGCATGTCGTCGGCTCCGATGCGCAAGCCCTCAAAACCGCGATCGATGCCGTCAAGAGCGACCACGACATCGCCGTGCGCCAGGGCGAAACGACGCTCGAAGACGTCTTCATCCGCCTGATGAGCCAGGCCCAGGCGCTGGAGGGGTGA
- a CDS encoding HlyD family secretion protein, translated as MRVAGALFVVLAAVATLSACGRAGEADAPPLQGYVEGDFVYAAPEIAGRLAEIKVQEGAQIEAGALLFTLDRQTIEAELRQSEAELAAAEAELADRREGQRPVELSVIEAQIDKARASRDQAEKEFQRQQDLFQRGVIAKARLDQASETLSVAEAQLAEARRQKDVATLPARKAQIEAAERQVEAARAGVTQAKTKLAKTNVRAPEAGLIDDVYYRPGEVVAAGEPVLSLLPQSERKIVFFVPEPQLAQLPHNAEIAISCDNCPAGLTAKVTRVSAEAEFTPPVIFSEKRRDKLLFRAEARPVGDTARLRVGQPVDVRLVAAEPGS; from the coding sequence ATGCGTGTCGCCGGTGCCCTTTTCGTCGTCCTTGCGGCCGTCGCGACCCTGTCCGCCTGCGGGCGTGCCGGCGAAGCCGATGCGCCGCCCCTGCAAGGCTATGTCGAAGGCGACTTCGTCTATGCGGCGCCCGAAATCGCCGGGCGTCTTGCCGAGATAAAGGTTCAGGAAGGGGCGCAGATTGAGGCCGGCGCCCTCCTCTTCACGCTCGACCGCCAGACGATCGAGGCGGAGTTGCGCCAGTCGGAGGCGGAACTCGCCGCTGCCGAGGCCGAACTCGCCGACCGGCGCGAAGGCCAGCGGCCCGTCGAACTCTCCGTCATCGAGGCGCAGATCGACAAGGCGCGCGCCTCCCGCGATCAGGCGGAAAAGGAGTTTCAGCGCCAGCAGGATCTTTTCCAGCGCGGCGTCATCGCCAAGGCGCGCCTCGATCAGGCGAGCGAAACCCTGTCCGTCGCCGAAGCGCAGCTTGCCGAGGCGCGGCGTCAGAAAGACGTCGCCACGCTGCCGGCCCGCAAAGCCCAGATCGAGGCGGCGGAACGCCAGGTCGAGGCGGCGCGCGCCGGCGTCACTCAGGCGAAGACGAAGCTTGCGAAGACGAATGTCCGCGCCCCGGAAGCAGGCCTCATCGACGATGTCTATTATCGCCCGGGCGAGGTCGTCGCCGCCGGCGAGCCCGTGCTCTCGCTTCTGCCGCAGAGCGAGCGCAAGATCGTCTTCTTCGTGCCGGAACCGCAGCTCGCACAACTGCCGCACAATGCCGAAATCGCCATCTCCTGCGACAATTGCCCGGCCGGTCTCACCGCAAAAGTGACGCGCGTCTCGGCGGAAGCGGAATTCACCCCGCCGGTCATTTTTTCCGAAAAACGCCGCGACAAGCTTCTCTTCCGCGCCGAGGCGCGGCCGGTCGGCGACACGGCACGCCTGCGCGTCGGGCAGCCGGTCGATGTGCGCCTCGTCGCTGCGGAGCCCGGATCATGA
- a CDS encoding CerR family C-terminal domain-containing protein — MMQPPMLHPKEGARRPKSSEKATGASRTPAEKPAAPRRSPASPANVPGDTTRERILDAALELFGERGLHAASVRDVAKLAKANVAAISYHFGGKEELYLAVAGYVAAIMGSRIAERAPQIVNSAPPANPQEALAHLELAFDTIVDVIVGHEDMRRVARFILREQMSPTAAFDIIYAQVMERMHRTVCLNFGIATGLDPDSETVRLRTFLLIGQGIFLRVAEAVVLRRLGADRYTPSLLDEIKAMLRTHLHLVVTELRGGKVEA, encoded by the coding sequence ATGATGCAGCCCCCCATGCTGCATCCCAAGGAAGGCGCTCGCCGGCCGAAATCCTCGGAGAAAGCCACCGGCGCGTCCAGAACGCCCGCGGAGAAACCCGCAGCGCCCCGCCGCTCGCCGGCGAGCCCGGCCAACGTTCCGGGCGACACGACGCGCGAGCGCATTCTCGATGCCGCTTTGGAGTTGTTCGGCGAACGCGGCCTGCATGCCGCCTCGGTGCGCGATGTCGCCAAGCTCGCCAAGGCCAATGTCGCCGCGATCTCCTATCACTTCGGCGGCAAGGAGGAGCTCTATCTCGCCGTCGCCGGCTATGTCGCCGCGATCATGGGAAGCCGGATCGCGGAACGCGCGCCGCAGATCGTCAATTCCGCCCCGCCCGCGAACCCGCAGGAGGCGCTTGCCCATCTCGAGCTCGCCTTCGACACGATCGTCGACGTCATCGTCGGCCATGAGGACATGCGCCGCGTCGCCCGTTTCATCCTGCGCGAGCAGATGAGCCCGACGGCGGCCTTCGACATCATCTACGCGCAGGTGATGGAGCGCATGCACCGCACGGTGTGCCTCAATTTCGGCATCGCGACCGGCCTCGATCCCGACAGCGAGACTGTGCGCCTCAGAACCTTTCTCCTCATCGGCCAGGGCATTTTTCTGCGCGTTGCCGAGGCCGTGGTTCTGCGCCGGCTCGGGGCCGACCGGTATACCCCATCGCTCCTCGACGAGATCAAGGCGATGCTCCGGACGCATCTTCATCTCGTCGTGACGGAGCTGCGCGGTGGCAAGGTGGAGGCATGA
- a CDS encoding MmcQ/YjbR family DNA-binding protein, translated as MTYEEFNAFCGALPATTHVVQWGGADVWKVGGKVFAIGGWHEERPAFTFKTTEISFEILKEEPGLCPAPYLASRGLTWIQDFAQGLSDEDLRAYLRASHRLVAHGLSKKKRKELGLDQEDG; from the coding sequence TTGACCTACGAGGAATTCAACGCTTTCTGTGGCGCGCTGCCGGCAACGACCCATGTCGTGCAATGGGGCGGGGCGGATGTCTGGAAGGTCGGCGGCAAGGTCTTTGCGATCGGCGGCTGGCACGAGGAGCGGCCGGCCTTCACCTTCAAGACGACGGAGATCTCGTTCGAGATTTTGAAGGAGGAGCCGGGACTGTGCCCGGCGCCCTATCTCGCCTCGCGCGGCCTCACCTGGATCCAGGATTTTGCGCAAGGCCTCTCCGATGAAGACCTCCGCGCCTATCTCCGCGCCTCTCACCGCCTGGTGGCCCACGGGCTTTCGAAGAAAAAGCGGAAGGAATTGGGTCTCGACCAGGAGGATGGGTGA
- a CDS encoding S9 family peptidase, whose amino-acid sequence MLALSSFEGFYGSQFALDPSGRYLAFSVQTGAASAPRFGVPFLVGAERGKLHLLDLQLGDVRLVPSPQGLGLFSPVFSPDGARISLAVTDGRFVRPCVFDLDTQSIRVLTDRNLALRAHRPPTGWLNEREIGCELLPEGQTPLGIEAEFRGVNAAVAALQSAQAGQDVTASVLSDRMESPRSAEGELAQINASSSSLQSFPDAEKAPTSLQSFARRERVVYPPPVDKNGAQIVLADKQSGQEVLVERVNDATRVLIGGGAARRTVFETDRHLKEVCPGSIHSFVFETRSGHRAFANVIQPPVRREGDPNPGLVWLYPGADVPEGGGEQDRLNSFRFINLQLLAARGITVIRPSVPIENEAADKRPMVDQVCDAVLPAIEAAVQNGYVDPDQLHVGGHSLGGWAALALLAETDRFRSGIAISAASNLISLHGVCDPRDRYAEEPHFNSDLCERNWQLPGPPWRHLEAYVRNSPLFSVERIKAPLLLIHGDLDYCPIEQSETMFAALRDRKQRVEFVRYFGEGHVPSSPANIRDLIERMIRWLKIHSV is encoded by the coding sequence GTGCTCGCACTCAGTTCCTTCGAGGGTTTCTACGGTTCGCAGTTTGCTCTTGATCCTTCCGGCCGCTATCTCGCCTTCTCAGTCCAGACGGGCGCCGCGTCAGCGCCTCGCTTCGGGGTGCCATTTCTCGTCGGCGCTGAGCGTGGAAAACTGCATCTTCTCGACCTCCAGCTGGGCGATGTGCGACTGGTTCCTTCTCCGCAAGGACTGGGACTTTTTTCTCCGGTTTTCTCGCCTGATGGGGCCCGAATCTCTCTTGCCGTGACGGACGGGCGTTTCGTGCGTCCCTGCGTTTTCGATCTCGATACCCAGAGCATCCGCGTTCTGACCGATCGAAATCTCGCTCTACGGGCACACAGACCGCCGACCGGCTGGTTGAACGAACGAGAGATTGGATGTGAACTCTTGCCCGAAGGTCAGACTCCTTTGGGAATCGAGGCCGAATTTCGGGGTGTGAACGCCGCCGTTGCTGCCCTTCAAAGTGCCCAAGCCGGCCAAGATGTTACGGCAAGCGTCCTTTCGGACCGGATGGAAAGCCCGCGGTCAGCGGAGGGGGAGCTGGCGCAGATCAACGCCAGCAGCTCATCGCTCCAATCGTTTCCAGATGCGGAAAAGGCTCCGACTTCGTTGCAGTCATTCGCGCGACGAGAACGTGTCGTATATCCGCCCCCAGTCGACAAAAACGGAGCTCAGATTGTCCTTGCCGATAAACAGTCCGGACAAGAGGTGCTCGTCGAACGTGTGAACGATGCGACACGCGTTCTTATAGGGGGCGGTGCGGCACGGCGGACGGTCTTTGAGACGGATCGGCATCTCAAAGAGGTGTGCCCCGGCAGCATTCACAGCTTCGTCTTCGAGACGAGGAGCGGCCATAGAGCTTTTGCGAATGTCATCCAGCCTCCCGTGCGTCGAGAGGGTGACCCGAATCCTGGGCTCGTTTGGCTTTACCCGGGCGCGGACGTTCCTGAAGGCGGCGGTGAGCAGGATCGTCTCAACAGTTTCCGTTTCATAAACTTGCAGCTTCTTGCCGCGAGAGGCATCACGGTGATCCGGCCGAGTGTGCCTATCGAAAATGAAGCCGCCGACAAGCGCCCGATGGTCGATCAGGTTTGCGATGCAGTCCTCCCCGCGATCGAGGCGGCCGTGCAGAACGGGTATGTGGACCCGGACCAACTCCACGTAGGTGGGCACAGTTTAGGCGGCTGGGCCGCTCTTGCACTTCTGGCGGAAACGGATCGCTTTCGTTCAGGAATTGCTATTTCCGCGGCCTCTAATCTGATCTCTCTGCACGGCGTCTGCGATCCGCGTGATCGATATGCGGAGGAGCCGCACTTCAATAGCGATTTATGCGAAAGGAACTGGCAGCTTCCTGGCCCTCCGTGGCGTCATCTCGAAGCTTATGTTCGTAACAGCCCCCTCTTTTCGGTGGAGCGGATAAAAGCTCCGCTTCTGCTTATTCACGGCGATCTTGATTATTGCCCGATCGAACAATCCGAGACGATGTTTGCCGCGCTGCGCGATCGCAAGCAGAGAGTGGAATTCGTGCGTTACTTCGGTGAAGGGCACGTCCCGTCGAGTCCAGCTAACATTCGCGATCTCATCGAGCGCATGATTCGCTGGCTGAAAATCCATTCCGTGTAG
- the katG gene encoding catalase/peroxidase HPI, whose protein sequence is MDAKVDDGSGGCPFGGGKRGARNSEWWPEQLDISTLHRNSDLSDPMDKDFDYAKEFQSLDLNAVIADLKQVMTDSQEWWPADFGHYGGLMIRMAWHSAGTYRITDGRGGAGAGQQRFAPLNSWPDNANLDKARRLLWPVKQKYGRKISWADLMVLAGNVALETMGFKTFGYAGGRADVWEPEELYWGPEGTWLGDERYSGERQLEQPLAAVQMGLIYVNPEGPNGKPDPVAAAKDIRETFYRMAMNDEETVALIAGGHSFGKTHGAGDPSLLGPDPEGSAIEDQGLGWKSGHGTGFGDDAITGGPEVTWTQTPTQWSNYFFDNLFGFEWELEKSPAGAYQWVAKDAPAEIPYAHDPSRFRKPTMLTTDLALRFDPDYEKISRRFHQDFDAFADAFARAWFKLTHRDMGPKVRYLGPLVPQETLLWQDPIPAVDHELVNAEDIADLKAKLLASGLSVSELVSTAWASASTFRGSDKRGGANGARIRLAPQKDWEANEPEKLAKALQALEKIQADFNAAQSGGKKVSLADLIVLGGTAAVEKAAKDAGVDVAVPFTPGRMDASQEETDVDSFRALEPRADAFRNYLSGRQFMRPEEAMVDRAELLTLTAPEMTALLGGMRVLGANYQNAPHGVFTHRPGMLTNDFFVNLLTMATQWQPIADGTYEGRDRKTGEVKWRATRVDLMFGSHSQLRALAEVYACADSQEKFVKDFVAAWTKVMEADRFDLQAPRH, encoded by the coding sequence ATGGATGCGAAAGTAGACGACGGTTCCGGCGGCTGCCCGTTCGGTGGCGGCAAACGCGGTGCCCGCAACAGCGAGTGGTGGCCCGAACAGCTCGACATCTCGACGCTGCACCGCAACTCAGACTTGTCCGATCCCATGGACAAGGATTTCGATTACGCGAAAGAATTTCAGAGCCTCGACCTCAACGCCGTCATTGCGGACCTGAAACAGGTCATGACGGATTCGCAGGAATGGTGGCCTGCCGATTTCGGCCATTACGGCGGCCTGATGATCCGCATGGCCTGGCACTCGGCCGGCACGTATCGCATCACCGACGGGCGCGGCGGCGCCGGCGCCGGCCAGCAGCGCTTCGCGCCTTTGAATTCCTGGCCCGACAACGCCAACCTCGACAAGGCGCGCCGGCTCCTCTGGCCGGTGAAGCAGAAATACGGCCGCAAGATCTCCTGGGCCGATCTGATGGTACTCGCCGGCAACGTCGCGCTCGAAACCATGGGCTTCAAGACGTTCGGCTATGCCGGCGGCCGCGCCGATGTCTGGGAGCCGGAAGAGCTCTACTGGGGCCCCGAAGGCACCTGGCTCGGCGATGAACGCTATTCCGGCGAGCGCCAGCTCGAACAGCCGCTCGCGGCCGTGCAGATGGGCCTCATCTACGTCAATCCGGAAGGTCCGAACGGCAAGCCCGACCCCGTCGCGGCGGCGAAAGATATCCGCGAAACCTTCTACCGCATGGCGATGAACGACGAAGAGACCGTCGCGCTCATCGCCGGCGGCCATTCCTTCGGCAAGACGCACGGCGCGGGCGATCCCTCGCTTCTCGGCCCGGACCCGGAAGGCTCGGCGATCGAGGATCAGGGCCTCGGCTGGAAGAGCGGTCACGGCACGGGCTTCGGCGACGACGCCATCACCGGCGGTCCGGAGGTCACCTGGACGCAGACGCCGACGCAGTGGAGCAACTACTTCTTCGACAACCTCTTCGGCTTCGAATGGGAGCTCGAAAAGAGCCCGGCCGGCGCTTATCAATGGGTGGCGAAGGATGCGCCGGCGGAAATCCCGTATGCGCATGACCCGAGCCGCTTCCGCAAGCCGACGATGCTGACGACAGATCTCGCGCTCCGCTTCGACCCGGACTATGAGAAGATCTCGCGGCGCTTCCACCAGGATTTCGACGCGTTCGCCGATGCCTTCGCGCGCGCCTGGTTCAAGCTCACCCACCGCGATATGGGCCCGAAAGTCCGCTATCTCGGCCCGCTCGTGCCGCAGGAAACGCTGCTCTGGCAGGACCCGATCCCCGCGGTCGACCACGAGCTGGTGAATGCTGAGGACATCGCCGATCTCAAGGCCAAACTCCTCGCCTCCGGCCTGTCGGTCTCCGAGCTCGTATCCACGGCCTGGGCGTCGGCTTCGACCTTCCGCGGCTCCGACAAGCGCGGCGGTGCCAATGGCGCACGCATCCGCCTCGCCCCGCAGAAGGATTGGGAGGCGAACGAGCCCGAAAAGCTCGCCAAGGCGCTGCAGGCACTCGAAAAGATCCAGGCGGACTTCAACGCCGCCCAGAGCGGCGGCAAGAAGGTCTCGCTCGCCGATCTCATCGTGCTCGGCGGCACCGCAGCCGTGGAAAAGGCGGCGAAGGATGCCGGCGTCGATGTCGCCGTGCCGTTCACGCCGGGCCGCATGGATGCGAGCCAGGAGGAGACGGACGTCGATTCCTTCCGAGCTCTCGAGCCGCGTGCCGACGCCTTCCGCAATTATCTGAGCGGTCGGCAATTCATGCGTCCGGAGGAAGCGATGGTCGACCGGGCGGAGCTTTTGACGCTCACCGCCCCGGAAATGACGGCGCTTCTCGGCGGCATGCGCGTCCTCGGCGCGAACTATCAGAACGCGCCGCACGGCGTCTTCACCCACCGGCCGGGCATGTTGACGAACGATTTCTTCGTCAACCTCCTCACCATGGCGACGCAATGGCAGCCCATCGCCGACGGCACCTATGAGGGGCGCGATCGCAAGACCGGCGAGGTCAAATGGCGGGCGACGCGCGTCGACCTCATGTTCGGCTCGCACTCGCAGCTGCGTGCGCTTGCCGAGGTCTACGCCTGCGCCGACAGCCAGGAGAAGTTCGTGAAGGACTTCGTCGCCGCCTGGACGAAGGTGATGGAGGCCGACCGCTTCGACCTCCAGGCCCCGCGCCACTAG